In Papaver somniferum cultivar HN1 chromosome 1, ASM357369v1, whole genome shotgun sequence, a genomic segment contains:
- the LOC113309739 gene encoding nuclear-pore anchor-like isoform X1, with the protein MPLFLTDEEFFRCSNDVSVVVDKADSYIKDLYRQIETLKAQADASSITAEQTCSLLEQKYVSLTSDFAKLEGEKEQLAVTLEQHISDVAELQSQKHQLHLKSIGRDGDVERLSIEVSELHKSNRQLLELIEQRDAEITEKNSTLKIYLEKIVNLTDNGSQREARIHDIEAEIARSNAAVARLSQEKELTERHSVWLNDELTAMVNSLNELRRSHNEHDSQISSKLANVQREYDECSRSLKWNEERVRVLEMSLTSMQEELCSCKDAAAVNEERYSAEMSTVTKLVELYKESSEEWSTKAGELEGVIRALETHLDQVENGYKEKLEKEVATRNEIEKEANNLKDKLEKCEAEIESNRKSGELSLVPFSSYGDERLICGMEDERSGDNSMIVPKIPAGISGTALAASLLRDGWSLAKMYEKYQEASDALQHERLGRKQSQAVLEKVLFEIEEKAEIILDERAEHERMVEAYSKMNQKLQQSLSEQVNIEGTIRNLKADLRRQEREYNTAQKEIADLQKQVTVLLKECRDIQLRCGSTSHMDPDDYVTSTSMEMTFDSDVEKVISERLLTFKDITGLVEQNVQLRSLVRNLSDQNDTRDAELKERFEMELRKQADDAASKVTTVLKRVEEQGNMIESLHNSVALYKRLYEEEQKRHDTQPHSAGAVLAEHGRKDLMLLFEGSQEASKKAHEQALQRARHLEVEMAKSRSEIISIGLERDKLAMEVNFARDRLDNFMKEFDHQRDETISVKARNIEFSQLIVEYQRKLRDSSDSVNASEELSRKLTMDVSILKHEKEMLLNSEKRASEEVLRLSERVHRLQASLDTIQSAEEVREEARSMERRRQEEQLNRAEREWAEAKRELQDERDNVRSLTLDREQTIKHAMRQVEEIGKQLADALHAVAAAEARAAVAEARCSNLEASLKSTQNKELEMDRSSDPSNSSTSEQEPVDLLKAKQEMGRLKEEAQVNKEHMLQYKSIAQVNEAALKQIESAHEKFKAETEKLKKSLEAEIVSLRERVSELENDCVSKSKEVVNAVTGKEEALDAALAEISNLKEDISLKTSKMMAMELQLSSLKEDLGKENERWRNAQNNYERQVILQSDTIQELTTTSQALGSLQLEASDLRKLADARKNEIDILRATWETEKAVLEQLKNESEKNYAEINEQNKILHNHLEALHIKVAEKERSCFGGSSGSTDSAQHGDLDLQSVVHYLRRSKEIAETEISLLKQENLRLRSQLESALKASETAQSLLQLERANSRSLIFSDEEFKSLQIQVREINLLRESNIQLREENKNNFEECQKLREITRKARIEAEHLETLLREKQITVESNQKEIEMQKIEKANLEKRLLELLEKGKNIDLEEYERAKDGFQKIQVKLREKEAELVESKRLVAEKQDIIARLEHDLANSRSELNEKEMRTNDSLQIEAKLRMELDKLKLEHDKLRRLLTIHKKRNEGWTKEKEELIKEKQSLSKQLEDSKQGKRPIDALAKEKEELINENQSLLKQLEDSKQGKRPVMDSANDQAMIEKEMKIQILMSTLDKEREEVRKEKIKRVRTEKAVESLVKNVAQERKKLVDELEKYKKAKEQLQESTTVSASQLPLENVLDDHMASYQAAVKNLEVGVDSLINEAPAVDVPPVTTSPAGRQVHPQAMSAPTGAETAGVPSQTRPVDDREKRPISKPNVESRKGGRRLVRPRLARPVGACGDVEMSEVEASSNNADSKVVTPSHDSEPEANLAPTIAIHTLVRKRPASLASSGTPDEGNIKEEPGSSMPKKSKVFDCLNENIAEIEERVDTKTDDAVDTACEEPVDSEKDDIVPAAGEETIDSKRDYGDATIEQSAPEEVKDSLLEGESQNEINPLSEELMDDKVQDTEEDIEESMRDGEEQDPQQQPFAAEVENDREEGELPSNLADPQNDGGFDMIFEAEESLAESVIAPGVEDEEAVPTTEVVPEAVSPEILLYEKNEMGELMEETAEDNDKSNSGNEEEGAVDDIEHSPKGSFGAGGVETSSSSPTVNLGDPKQGNTNVSPKAEGGKEDLPGGSVSPKPEGGKEDLPGVSGNSSARIINMNERARSGAVLRQAGVVRQAGAASSPVTRGRGRAVLSAGRTLSTVRGRGVRARGRGGRGNVQAQEDKEQS; encoded by the exons ATGTTTCTCTTACTTCTGATTTTGCCAAACTTGAAGGGGAGAAGGAACAACTGGCTGTTACACTTGAACAACACATTTCTGATGTTGCCGAACTTCAGTCTCAGAAACACCAACTTCATCTTAAATCT ATTGGTAGAGATGGAGACGTTGAGAGATTATCCATTGAAGTTTCTGAGCTTCACAAGTCTAATAGACAGTTACTTGAATTGATCGAACAAAGAGATGCGGAGATTACGGAGAAGAATTCCACTTTAAAGATATATCTGGAAAAAATT GTGAATCTTACAGACAATGGTTCTCAAAGAGAAGCTCGCATTCATGACATCGAAGCGGAAATAGCACGTTCTAATGCAGCGGTAGCTCGTTTATCACAG GAGAAAGAATTGACTGAGAGGCACAGTGTTTGGCTTAATGACGAGTTAACAGCCATGGTAAACAGCCTGAATGAGCTACGCCGATCGCATAACGAACATGACTCCCAGATTTCCTCCAAGCTTGCCAAT GTTCAAAGGGAATATGATGAGTGCTCTAGATCATTAAAGTGGAATGAAGAAAGAGTGAGGGTGCTTGAAATGAGTTTAACATCAATGCAAGag GAATTATGTTCATGCAAAGATGCTGCTGCTGTGAATGAGGAGCGCTACTCTGCTGAAATGTCAACG GTTACAAAGCTGGTTGAACTCTATAAAGAGAGTTCTGAGGAATGGTCAACAAAGGCAGGGGAGCTAGAGGGTGTGATCAGGGCATTGGAG ACACATTTGGATCAAGTTGAAAATGGTTATAAAGAGAAGCTTGAGAAGGAAGTAGCCACAAGAAATGAGATTGAAAAG GAAGCAAACAACTTGAAAGATAAACTTGAAAAGTGTGAAGCAGAAATTGAAAGTAATAGGAAATCTGGCGAGTTGAGTCTTGTTCCATTCAGCAGTTATGGTGATGAAAG ACTGATATGTGGGATGGAGGATGAGAGAAGTGGGGATAACAGTATGATCGTCCCTAAAATCCCAGCAGGCATTTCAGGAACGGCATTGGCGGCATCACTTTTGCGCGACGGATGGAGT CTAGCTAAAATGTATGAGAAGTATCAAGAGGCCAGCGATGCATTACAACATGAAAGGCTAGGACGAAAGCAATCGCAAGCTGTTTTGGAAAAG GTGTTGTTTGAAATTGAGGAGAAAGCTGAAATCATTTTGGACGAACGAG CTGAACATGAAAGAATGGTTGAAGCATATTCTAAGATGAATCAAAAGTTGCAGCAGTCGCTCTCGGAACAGGTTAATATTGAGGGCACCATTCGAAATTTGAAG GCTGACCTTAGGAGACAGGAGCGTGAATATAATACAGCACAGAAAGAAATTGCTGACCTTCAGAAACAG GTGACTGTTCTTCTCAAGGAATGCCGAGATATTCAACTACGTTGTGGGTCTACAAGCCATATGGATCCCGACGACTATGTTACCAGCACATCGATGGAGATGACTTTTGATTCTGATGTTGAAAAGGTTATTTCGGAACGCTTG TTGACCTTCAAGGATATAACAGGGCTGGTTGAGCAGAATGTACAGCTCCGAAGTCTTGTACGCAATCTCTCTGATCAGAATGATACAAGAGATGCGGAGTTAAAG GAGAGGTTTGAAATGGAGTTACGTAAACAGGCTGATGACGCTGCATCCAAGGTTACTACTGTCTTGAAAAGGGTGGAGGAGCAAGGAAACATGATAGAGTCACTTCACAACTCT GTTGCATTGTATAAAAgattatatgaagaggaacaGAAGCGGCACGACACACAGCCTCATTCTGCTGGGGCAGTTCTAG CAGAACATGGAAGAAAAGACCTTATGCTACTCTTCGAAGGTTCTCAG GAGGCTAGTAAGAAAGCACACGAGCAAGCTCTTCAACGTGCTAGACATCTTGAAGTAGAGATGGCTAAATCTAG GAGTGAGATTATATCAATAGGGCTTGAGCGTGATAAGTTAGCCATGGAAGTGAACTTCGCGCGAGACAGACTCGATAATTTTATGAAAGAGTTTGATCATCAG AGAGATGAAACCATTTCAGTTAAAGCTAGAAATATTGAGTTCTCTCAACTGATTGTTGAATATCAACGGAAGCTACGTGACAGTTCTGATTCTGTGAATGCCTCGGAGGAGCTTTCACGAAAGTTAACTATGGAC GTGTCCATCTTGAAGCATGAAAAGGAAATGTTGTTAAATTCTGAGAAAAGAGCTTCTGAGGAAGTGCTTAGGTTGTCAGAGAGAGTTCACCGTCTTCAG GCAAGTTTGGATACTATTCAGAGTGCAGAGGAAGTCCGTGAG GAAGCTAGATCAATGGAAAGAAGAAGGCAGGAGGAGCAGTTAAACCGTGCTGAG AGGGAATGGGCTGAAGCTAAGAGAGAACTTCAAGATGAACGGGATAATGTTCGGAGTCTTACACTTGACAGGGAACAGACAATAAAACACGCAATGAGACAGGTCGAGGAAATAGGAAAACAATTGGCTGATGCATTGCATGCTGTTGCTGCGGCTGAGGCTAGGGCAGCGGTAGCTGAG GCTAGGTGCTCAAATTTGGAAGCAAGTCTTAAATCTACTCAAAATAAG GAACTTGAGATGGATCGGAGTTCTGATCCTTCTAATTCCTCAACAAGTGAG CAGGAGCCAGTTGACCTGCTCAAAGCAAAACAAGAAATGGGAAGACTCAAAGAAGAAGCCCAAGTTAACAAAGAGCACATGCTTCAG TATAAAAGCATAGCACAAGTTAACGAAGCTGCCTTGAAGCAAATAGAATCCGCACATGAGAAATTTAAGGCTGAG ACTGAGAAGCTAAAAAAGTCGTTGGAAGCTGAAATTGTCTCACTGAGAGAAAGGGTCTCTGAACTTGAAAAtgattgtgtttcaaaatccaaagaAGTTGTCAATGCCGTCACAGGGAAAGAAGAAGCACTTGATGCTGCATTAGCTGAAATTAGTAATCTCAAGGAAGATATATCCTTAAAAAC CTCTAAAATGATGGCGATGGAACTTCAGTTATCCTCGTTAAAAGAAGATTTGGGGAAAGAGAATGAACGATGGCGGAATGCTCAGAATAACTATGAAAGACAG GTTATTCTGCAGTCTGATACAATTCAAGAGCTGACAACAACATCACAGGCCTTGGGCTCACTGCAACTGGAAGCATCTGATTTGCGGAAATTGGCAGATGCCCGTAAGAATGAAATT GACATACTTAGAGCAACCTGGGAAACAGAGAAAGCAGTATTGGAGCAATTAAAGAATGAAAGCGAGAAGAATTACGCTGAAATTAATGAACAG AACAAGATACTGCATAATCACCTGGAGGCTTTACACATTAAAGTGGCTGAAAAAGAGCGAAGTTGTTTCGGTGGATCTTCCGGAAGCACAGATTCAGCTCAACACGGTGATCTTGACCTACAAAGTGTAGTCCATTATCTCCGGCGGTCGAAAGAAATA GCGGAAACAGAGATTTCATTGTTAAAGCAAGAAAATCTAAGACTGCGGTCTCAG CTTGAGTCTGCCTTGAAAGCATCTGAGACGGCTCAATCGTTGCTTCAGTTGGAACGTGCCAATTCTAGGTCATTGATATTTAGCGATGAAGAGTTCAAGTCCCTTCAGATTCAG GTCAGAGAGATAAATTTGCTCCGGGAAAGCAATATTCAACTTAGAGAGGAAAACAAGAACAACTTTGAGGAATGTCAG AAATTGCGTGAAATAACTCGAAAGGCTAGAATTGAGGCTGAACATTTGGAAACCCTGCTGAGGGAGAAGCAAATTACAGTTGAGTCCAACCAGAAAGAAATTGAAATGCAAAAGATAGAGAAAGCTAACTTGGAGAAGCGGCTTTTGGAG CTACTCGAGAAGGGGAAGAATATTGATTTGGAGGAGTACGAACGGGCGAAGGATGGCTTTCAGAAGATCCAG GTAAAactaagagagaaagaagcagaGCTGGTGGAAAGTAAAAGGCTTGTTGCTGAAAAGCAAGATATCATAGCTCGGTTGGAACATGACTTGGCAAACAGCAGATCTGAACTAAATGAAAAGGAGATGAGAACTAATGATAGTCTTCAGATTGAG GCCAAACTTAGAATGGAACTTGACAAGCTGAAACTGGAACATGACAAGCTCAGGAGATTGCTTACTATCCACAAG AAGAGGAACGAAGGCTGgacaaaagaaaaggaagaacTGATTAAAGAGAAGCAATCTCTTTCGAAACAGTTGGAAGACTCTAAACAAG GGAAGAGACCTATTGATGCCTTGGCAAAAGAAAAGGAGGAGTTGATTAATGAGAATCAATCACTTTTGAAACAGTTGGAAGACTCTAAGCAAG ggAAGAGACCTGTGATGGATTCTGCTAATGATCAAGCAATGATAGAAAAGGAAATGAAGATACAG ATACTTATGTCTACTCTGGACAAGGAAAGAGAAGAAGTGAGGAAAGAGAAAATAAAGCGTGTCAGGACCGAGAAGGCAGTTGAAAGTCTTGTTAAAAATGTTGCTCAG GAGAGAAAAAAATTGGTGGATGAGCTTGAGAAGTACAAAAAAGCTAAAGAACAACTTCAAGAG AGCACCACAGTTTCGGCGTCCCAACTGCCCCTTGAGAATGTCTTGGATGACCACATGGCTTCTTATCAAGCAGCTGTGAAGAACTTAGAGGTTGGAGTAGATTCACTTATTAACGAGGCTCCTGCTGTGGATGTGCCACCTGTGACAACTTCTCCAG CTGGTAGGCAAGTTCATCCTCAGGCTATGAGCGCCCCAACTGGAGCAGAAACGGCTGGAGTGCCTTCACAAACTAGACCAGTAGATGATAGGGAAAAAAGACCCATCTCCAAACCCAACGTTGAATCCCGTAAAGGTGGAAGAAGGCTGGTCCGACCTCGTCTTGCACGTCCAGTGGGGGCTTGCGGTGATGTTGAGATGTCCGAGGTTGAAGCGTCCTCTAATAATGCTGATTCAAAAGTAGTTACGCCTTCACATGATAGTGAGCCTGAAGCAAATTTAGCTCCTACCATCGCCATTCATACGTTAGTTCGCAAACGACCAGCTTCATTGGCCTCATCTGGAACACCAGATGAGGGTAACATTAAAGAGGAGCCTGGTTCCTCTATGCCGAAGAAGTCAAAAGTTTTTGATTGTCTCAACGAGAACATTGCCGAAATTGAAGAGAGAGTCGATACCAAAACAGATGATGCTGTTGATACTGCTTGTGAAGAGCCTGTTGATTCCGAAAAGGATGACATTGTGCCGGCTGCAGGCGAAGAGACAATTGATTCTAAAAGGGACTACGGAGATGCTACCATCGAACAGTCAGCTCCTGAAGAGGTGAAGGATTCATTGTTAGAAGGTGAATCTCAGAACGAGATAAATCCTTTGTCAGAAGAGTTGATGGATGATAAGGTTCAAGACACAGAGGAGGATATTGAAGAAAGTATGAGGGATGGCGAGGAGCAAGATCCTCAGCAGCAGCCCTTTGCCGCAGAAGTTGAAAATGATAGAGAGGAGGGGGAGTTGCCTTCTAATTTGGCTGACCCCCAGAATGACGGTGGTTTTGATATGATTTTCGAGGCAGAAGAGAGTTTGGCCGAATCTGTGATAGCTCCCGGCGTAGAGGATGAGGAGGCTGTACCTACCACTGAGGTGGTTCCCGAGGCTGTTTCTCCCGAAATCTTATTATATGAGAAAAATGAAATGGGTGAGTTAATGGAAGAGACTGCTGAAGATAATGATAAGTCTAACAGCGGTAATGAAGAGGAAGGAGCTGTTGATGATATCGAGCATAGCCCTAAAGGTTCTTTTGGAGCAGGTGGGGTTGAGACCTCTTCATCTTCCCCAACTGTTAACCTAGGCGATCCGAAACAAGGTAACACTAATGTCTCACCCAAGGCTGAAGGTGGAAAGGAAGATTTGCCAGGTGGGTCTGTCTCGCCGAAGCCTGAAGGTGGAAAAGAGGATTTGCCAGGTGTATCTGGGAATAGCTCGGCTAGAATCATTAACATGAATGAGAGAGCTAGAAGTGGGGCTGTGCTTAGACAGGCTGGAGTGGTAAGACAGGCTGGAGCCGCGTCTTCTCCTGTGACTAGAGGTCGGGGCAGAGCAGTGCTTAGTGCTGGCAGG ACCTTATCTACTGTTCGTGGTCGTGGCGTGCGTGCTCGAGGACGAGGTGGACGTGGCAATGTGCAAGCACAGGAGGACAAAGAACAAAGCTGA